AATTATTAAGTCTTTTTTGTAAAAGTATCAACCAGTTAATACACTTTTTTCTAAAAATTCAATACTAGCTAAAGACTTCCCCGTTCCTACAGCTACACATGATATAGGATCATCAGCTATTGTAACTGAAATTCCTGTTCTTTCTTCTATAAGCTTATCTAATCCATGTAGTAATGATCCCCCTCCAGTCATAACCATTCCTTTGTTTCCTATATCTGCTGCTAATTCTGGTGGAGTTTTTTCAAGTACAGAATGAACTACATCAGCTATAGCCGTTACAGGCTCTTGTAGTGCTTCTAACATTTCATCCGAAGTAACTTGAATAACCTTAGGAAGTCCTGACATTAGGTATCTTCCTCTTATTTCTCCTACAACTGTTTCCTTTCTTTTATATGCAGTACCTACATTTATTTTTAAATCCTCGGCACTTCTTTCTCCTATCATTACATTATGTTTTTTTCTTACATATCTAGCTATAGCTTCATCAAACATATTTCCTGCTATCTTTATAGAATTACTTATAACTATTCCTCCAAGGGATATAACAGCTACATCTGTAGTTCCTCCACCAATATCTATTATCATATTTCCACTTGGCTCCGTTATATCTATTCCAGCTCCTATTGCAGATGCTATAGGTTCTTCTATAAGATAAGTTTTTCTCGCTCCAGCTTGATTACTCGCTTGTATTACAGCTCTCTTTTCTACCTCTGTTACTCCACTTGGAACACATACTACTATCCTTGGTCTTATAATAGACTTTCCTGATGACTTTTCTATAAAATATTTAAGCATTCTTTGAGTAACTTCATAATCTGATATAACTCCATCTTTAAGTGGTCTTATTGCTATAATGTTACCAGGAGTTCTACCTAACATTCTTCTTGCGTCTTCTCCTACTGCAAGAAGTTTATTAGTATTTTTATCTATAGCAACTACTGATGGCTCTTGTAGAACAATACCTTTATCTTTAATATAGACTAGTACACTTGCTGTACCTAAGTCTATACCTATATCTGTTCTAAAAAACAATTCACTC
Above is a genomic segment from Gottschalkia purinilytica containing:
- a CDS encoding rod shape-determining protein, whose protein sequence is MFFRTDIGIDLGTASVLVYIKDKGIVLQEPSVVAIDKNTNKLLAVGEDARRMLGRTPGNIIAIRPLKDGVISDYEVTQRMLKYFIEKSSGKSIIRPRIVVCVPSGVTEVEKRAVIQASNQAGARKTYLIEEPIASAIGAGIDITEPSGNMIIDIGGGTTDVAVISLGGIVISNSIKIAGNMFDEAIARYVRKKHNVMIGERSAEDLKINVGTAYKRKETVVGEIRGRYLMSGLPKVIQVTSDEMLEALQEPVTAIADVVHSVLEKTPPELAADIGNKGMVMTGGGSLLHGLDKLIEERTGISVTIADDPISCVAVGTGKSLASIEFLEKSVLTG